The Streptomyces sp. NBC_00483 genome contains the following window.
TCCGGAAGGAGCCCGCCCGATGAACCTCCGGACGATCACGGACGTCACCGTTTACAGCGGGGGCCGCTGGCTGCCCGGGATGGATGTGCACATCGCCGACGGGCGAGTCACGGCGCTGGTGTCGCACGGTGAACTCCCTTGTGTTGGCGCGGTACTGGATGGCGGTGGCGGACATCTGACGCCCGGCCTCGTCAACACTCACACCCACCTCTTCCAGGCCGGGCTGCGCGGTATCGGTGAGGGGCTCGGGCTGCTCGCGTGGCTGAGCGCCGTCGGCGAGGAGGCCGCGCTGCTCACACCCGAGCGGGCCTACGCGACCGCTGCCGCCGCCGCGGCCGAGGCGCTGCGCAGCGGCACCACCACGCTCGTCGAGCACATGTGGCCGCACCCGTCGCCCGAGGTGCACGACGCGGTGCTGCGGGCCCTCAAGGACAGCGGCGTACGGGCCGTGCTGTGCCGGGGCGTCGCCGACCGGCCGGACCGGAGCCGCAAGTGGGGCTTCGACCCTCGGCTGATGCAGCCGCTGAAGGAGGCACTCGCGCACACGGACGAGCTGATCGCGCAGGCGCGCGGCAGCCGGGTGGACGTGGGGGTGGCCGTGCCCAACCCGCGGTGCCTGACACCGGACGGGATGGCCGCCGTACGCGCGTACGCGGACGAGCGCGACCTGCCCGTCTCGCTGCACCTGTTGGAGACGATGACGGACGACGCAATGTGCCGTGACCATACGGGAGTCGGCGCCGTCGAGTATCTGGAGCGGGCCGGGTTCCTGTGGGAGCGGCTGCTCGCCGTGCACTGTGTGGAGCTGGACGCGGCGGGCCGCGGGACACTCGCCCGGCACGGCGTCGGTGTCTCGTACAACCCGCTGAGCAATATGCGGCTCGGCAGCGGGATCGCGCCGGTGCCCGAGATGCTGGAGGCCGGCCTGAGCGTCGGGCTCGGGGTCGACGGGGCCGCCAGCAATGACACGCAGGACATCCTTGAGGCACTGCGCATCGGCGCGTATCTGCAACGGGCCGCGCACCGCAAGGCGGATCTGTTCGGGTTCTCCGAGATGTTCGCGATAGCGGCGGGCGGCGCGAACCGGGTCCTCGGGATCGAGGAGAACCCGGACGGCGGGGTGCGGGTCGGGATGCGGGCGGACCTCGTCCTGCACCGCTTCGACCGGGACTACGCCTGCCTTCCGGTACGCGATCCGGGAGCGACGCTCCTGACGTGCGCGGGCAGCAGGACCGTGACGGCCGTCCTGGTCGACGGGGAGATCCTCGTACGCGACGGGGAGCATGTCCGGCTCCCCTCTCGCGAGTTGGCAGCGGCCCTGACCAATTGACCCAGATCAAGCCCCTGCGGCGATTGAGCAGCGGGGCCCGGGGCGGAGCCCCGAGTCCGCAACCACGGACCGCCCTCACATCTCAAGGAGCGAACCCCACGATGACCGACACCACCACGTACGACCTCGCCGAACTGACCAAGGAAACCCGGATGGGCGGCGCCGGGACGGAGACCTCCGCCCGGGAGATCCGCCGCATCGACCTCGCCGACTTCGAGAACCGCAAGGCCGAGATCACCGAGGAACTGTGGGCCGCCGCCACCGACATCGGCTTCTTCCAGCTGGTCAACCACGGCATCGAACCACGCGCCGTGGACGGCGCGTTCGCCGACGCCGAGGCCTTCTTCGCGCTGCCGGAGGAGACCAAGGCGCGACACGGCCTGAAGAAGGGGCTCAACTCCGGCTGGGAGTCGATGACCCAGGTGCGTCCTTCGATCGGGACGCCCGACCAGAAGGAGTCGTACCAGCTGACCCGTCCGCACATGGAAGGCCTGTGGCCGGACGACGCCCTGCCCGGGTTCCGGGAGCGCACCCTCGAATTCGAGGCGCGCTGCCGGGAGTTGGCGATGCGCGTCCTGGGCTGCTTCGCCGACAAGCTGGGCCTGCCGGACGGATTCTTCGCGCGGGCCCACGACCCGGCGAGCCCGCAGTACCAATCGACGCTGCGGATGCTGCACTACTTCGCCGTGCCCGAAGACGCCGTGATCCCCGAGAACGTGTGGCGGGCGGGGGCGCACACCGACTTCGACTGCCTGACGCTGCTGTTCCAGCGGGACGGGCAGGGCGGGCTGCAGGTGTGCCCGGGCAAGGAGGCCGAGGCGCAGGAGTGGACGCCGGTCGAGCCGGCGGACTCCGTGATCACCTGCAACATCGGGGACATGCTGATGCGGTGGAGCGACGACCGGCTCCCGTCGAACTTCCACCGGGTCAGGTCACCGGGCCCTGACGACGATCGGTCGGCCCGCCACAGCATCGCGTTCTTCGCGCAGGCAGACCGTGACGTGGTGATCGAGGGCCCGGAGGGCCGCTACCCGCCGATCACCGCGGCCGACTACATCCAGCAGCGGATCGCTGCCAACTTCGCCCGATAGTCAGGTGGTTGACGTGACGATTCCCGCGAACGGCGGACGGCGGCCGGTTCAGGAGGGTTCCACCGCCACCCGGATTGTGCGCAGTTCCGGGTCCGCCGGATCGGGTACGTTCATGCCCGCCGTGAGGCCCGAACGCAGATAGGTGAGCACCGGGTCGGTGAGCCGCTCCCCCGGCAGCACCGTCGGGATGCCCGGCGGGTACGGGCTGGCCATTTCGGCGGCGACGCGTCCCGCGGCGCGTTCCAGCGGCACCTCCTCGATCGGCCCGAAGTACGCGTCGCGCGGCAACATGGCTTGTTCCAGGCGGAGTTCGGAGGGCTTCGGCACGGCGACAGTGGGCGCGCCGCGCAGTTCGGCGCGGTGTTCGGTGACATCCCGCAGGCCGTCGAGGAGGGCGGCGAGCGTCGCCGGGGAGTCCGCGAAGGTGAGTTGGGCACCGACCCTGCGGTGGTCGGCGATGTGCACGTCGAGGGCGCGGTGGGAGCGCAGCCAGTCGGCGACGCGGTAGCCGCTCGTGTCGAGGTCGGACACGTCGATGAGGACGGGCAGCGGGTCGAGGTCGTACGCGAGGCCGGGACCGGTGAGGTCGTCGCGGCCGTACACGTGCAGGCCGTCGATCGCGTCGATGGCCCGCCGCGCGTCCGCCGCGAGGTCGAGGGCGTCGCCCAGGAGCTCGCGGCCGTGCAGCCGCATCTGGCGCCGCCAGCCGTCGAGGCCCGCGTAGATGAGGACGGAGGGACTGGTGGTGCCGAGAAGGTCGGCGCGGGAGGTGAGCGTGTCCGGGTCGATGAGGTCGCCGCGCAGATGGAACACCGAGCCCTGCTCCAGGCCGCTGCCCATCTTGTGGATGCTGGTGACACACACGTCGGCGCCCGCGTCCATGGCCCACTTGGGCAGGTCGGGGTGGAACGGCAGATGCGCACCCCACGCCTCGTCGACGATCAGCGGCCTGCCGCGCGCGTGGCAGACCTCGGCGAGCCGTTCCAGGTCGCCGCAGGTCCCGTACGGGGTCGGGCTGGTGATCAGCGCTCCGCGCGCGTCCGGATGACGCTCGAAGGACTCCTCGTACGACTGTGGGGAGGGCGGGTGCGCGAGGCCCCGGTCGTCCCACTGCGGTTCGACCCACACGGGGTCGATGCCGCACAGGATCAGCCCGCTCACCACGGACTTGTGGGCGTCACGCCCGATGAGCAGCTGCTCGTGGGGCCCGGCGACGGCCAGCATCGCGGCCTTGACCGACAGGGAGCTGCCGCACGTGGTGAAGAAGGTGTGGTCGGCGTGGACCGCGTCGGCCATCAGCTCCTCGGCGCGCCGCAGCACCCGGCCGCGCATCCGGCGGTCGTCCAGGCCGCCGCTCGCGAGGACGTCCGAGTGGAAGGCGTCGCCGAGCACTCTCCTGGCCTGCTCGTCGGCGCCGCGCGCCTGCTTGTGACCGGGTGGCGTGAAGGCGAGCCTGCCGTGCGCGTGGTACGAGTCGATGGCTTCCAGAACGGGGGCGGAGGTGTGATCCATGGGACCCGGGTACCGGATATCGGGCCTGTTCATGCCACCTGCTCCTGCCGGGTCGTGCGGTGCGGAAGGGATTCGGCCGCGCGCCCGCCGGGGCCCGGTACCCGGATTCCGGGCTTGAGCAGCCCCTTCGAGGGGACTCGGGACGCATGACCGCCCCCTGGCGCCGACCGCGAGTTGAGGGAGCACCATGACCCACCACGAGCATCGCGGACACGACGAGGAAGGGCCCGCCGAGACGGCGACAACGGGTGAGCCGAGCCCGGACCCGAAGGGCCCGAAGGATCCGAAGGACCCGAATGGCCCGAAGGACCCGACGGACCTTCCGGCCCGCTCCTGGTGGGCGGTGCTGCGCCGCACCGGAAAGGAGTTCCTCGACGACGACCTGCCCGACCGGGCGGCCGCGCTGACGTACTACGGCGTCCTCTCGATCTTTCCCGCGCTGCTCGTCCTGGTGTCCTTCCTCGGCGTGGTCGGCGAGCGGGCGACGCGGGGCGTCCTGAACAACCTGCGTCACCTCACGCCGGGTCCCGTGCGCGATCTGCTGACCGATGCCGTGCGGCAGTTGCAGGACAGCGGCGGGGCCAGCGGGGCGGTCGCGATCGTGAGCCTGCTGACCGCGGTCTGGTCGGCCTCCCGCTATGTCGCCGCGTTCATCCGCACCTCGAACGCCGTCTACGACACGGAGGAGGGCCGCCCGGCCTGGAAGCTGACGCCGTTGCAGCTCGCGCTGACCGGCGCGCTGATGGTGCTGCTCGCGCTGAGCGCGATCATCATCGTGTTCACAGGACCGCTGGCCAAGCGCGCGGGCGACGCGCTCGGGGCGGGCGACGCGGCGCTCACGACGTGGCACATCGCGAAGTGGCCGGTGCTGCTCGCACTGGTGGTCCTGATGGTGGCGCTGCTGTTCTGGCGCGCCCCCAACGTCCGGGGTCCCGGCTTCCGCTGGCTGAGCCCGGGCAGCCTGCTCGCGGTGCTGCTGTGGCTGGCGGCCTCGGGCGGCTTCGCGCTGTACGTGACCTGGTTCGGCTCGTACAACAAGACGTACGGCACGCTGGCCGGCGCCATCATCTTCCTGGTCTGGCTGTGGCTGTCGAACCTGGCGCTGCTGCTCGGCCTGGAATTCGACGCGGAGCTGGCCCGGCAGCGCGCCATCGTCGGCGGCCTCCCCGAGGACCAGGAGCCGTACGTGGAGCCGCGCGACACCCGCAAATGGCCGGCACGGCTCCGCCGCAGGACCACCCACGGCGGCCGGCCGGTGTAGGGCCTGTCGTTCGGATCAGGCCGGCCGGCCGCTCAGCCGTGGATCGCCCCCTCGCCGCCGCGCAACGACTGCCCGCTCCCGCCACGCCGTGCCGCGACGATCTCCGCGCCGATCGACACCGCGGTCTCCTCCGGTGTGCGGCCGCCGATGTCGAGCCCTATCGGGGAGTGCAGGCGCTCCAACTCGGCCTCGCCCAGCCCGACTTCGCGCAGCTTCGCCATCCGGTCGTCGTGCGTGCGCCGCGAGCCCATCGCCCCGACGTACGCGACCGGCAGCCGCAACGCGACCTCCAGCAACGGCACATCGAACTTCGCGTCGTGCGTCAGCACGCACAGCACGGTGCGCTCATCGGTGTCGGTCGAGCGGAGATAGCGGTCCGGCCACTCCACGACCACCTCGTCCGCCTCCGGGAAACGGGTCGGCGTGGCGAAGACGCCGCGCGCGTCGCACAGGGTGACGTGGAAGCCGAGCAGCTTGCCGACCTTGACCAGCGCGCCCGCGAAGTCCACCGCGCCGAACACGATCAGCCGCGCGGGCGGCACGCTCGACTCGACGAACAGGGTGACGTCTCCCTCGCAGCGCGCCTTGCTCTCCGGCACCTCGCACAGCCCCGTGCGGCCGAGGTCGAGATAGGCGCGGGCCTGCGCAGCGAGCCCCGAGTCGTCGCCCTCCGTGAGCCGTCCCTCGTGCGAGCCGTCGGGACGGATCATCAACAGGCCGCCGATGGACGGGAGTTCACCCGGCCCGTCGAGGATGCGGGCCAGCGCCACCGCCTCGCCGCGCGCCGCGACGGCGAGCGCCGAGACCACCGTCGCCCGGGACGGCGAGTCGAGCCGCACCGGCTCGACGTGCACCTCGACCTCGCCGCCGCAGGTCAGACCCACGGCGAACGCGTCGTCGTCGCTGTAGCCGAACCGCTCGCGGGCCGGCGTACCGTCCGCGAGCGCCTGGACACACAGTTCGTATACGGCGCCTTCCACGCAGCCACCGGACACCGAGCCGATGACCTCGCCCGCCGAGTCGACGGCGAGGGCCGCGCCGGGCGGCCGGGGCGCGCTGCCGCTCACCGAGACGACGGTGGCGACAGCGAAC
Protein-coding sequences here:
- a CDS encoding amidohydrolase family protein, with the protein product MNLRTITDVTVYSGGRWLPGMDVHIADGRVTALVSHGELPCVGAVLDGGGGHLTPGLVNTHTHLFQAGLRGIGEGLGLLAWLSAVGEEAALLTPERAYATAAAAAAEALRSGTTTLVEHMWPHPSPEVHDAVLRALKDSGVRAVLCRGVADRPDRSRKWGFDPRLMQPLKEALAHTDELIAQARGSRVDVGVAVPNPRCLTPDGMAAVRAYADERDLPVSLHLLETMTDDAMCRDHTGVGAVEYLERAGFLWERLLAVHCVELDAAGRGTLARHGVGVSYNPLSNMRLGSGIAPVPEMLEAGLSVGLGVDGAASNDTQDILEALRIGAYLQRAAHRKADLFGFSEMFAIAAGGANRVLGIEENPDGGVRVGMRADLVLHRFDRDYACLPVRDPGATLLTCAGSRTVTAVLVDGEILVRDGEHVRLPSRELAAALTN
- a CDS encoding aminotransferase class I/II-fold pyridoxal phosphate-dependent enzyme; this translates as MDHTSAPVLEAIDSYHAHGRLAFTPPGHKQARGADEQARRVLGDAFHSDVLASGGLDDRRMRGRVLRRAEELMADAVHADHTFFTTCGSSLSVKAAMLAVAGPHEQLLIGRDAHKSVVSGLILCGIDPVWVEPQWDDRGLAHPPSPQSYEESFERHPDARGALITSPTPYGTCGDLERLAEVCHARGRPLIVDEAWGAHLPFHPDLPKWAMDAGADVCVTSIHKMGSGLEQGSVFHLRGDLIDPDTLTSRADLLGTTSPSVLIYAGLDGWRRQMRLHGRELLGDALDLAADARRAIDAIDGLHVYGRDDLTGPGLAYDLDPLPVLIDVSDLDTSGYRVADWLRSHRALDVHIADHRRVGAQLTFADSPATLAALLDGLRDVTEHRAELRGAPTVAVPKPSELRLEQAMLPRDAYFGPIEEVPLERAAGRVAAEMASPYPPGIPTVLPGERLTDPVLTYLRSGLTAGMNVPDPADPELRTIRVAVEPS
- a CDS encoding XdhC family protein, with translation MLDLAAELSEWAAQGREFAVATVVSVSGSAPRPPGAALAVDSAGEVIGSVSGGCVEGAVYELCVQALADGTPARERFGYSDDDAFAVGLTCGGEVEVHVEPVRLDSPSRATVVSALAVAARGEAVALARILDGPGELPSIGGLLMIRPDGSHEGRLTEGDDSGLAAQARAYLDLGRTGLCEVPESKARCEGDVTLFVESSVPPARLIVFGAVDFAGALVKVGKLLGFHVTLCDARGVFATPTRFPEADEVVVEWPDRYLRSTDTDERTVLCVLTHDAKFDVPLLEVALRLPVAYVGAMGSRRTHDDRMAKLREVGLGEAELERLHSPIGLDIGGRTPEETAVSIGAEIVAARRGGSGQSLRGGEGAIHG
- a CDS encoding YihY/virulence factor BrkB family protein; this translates as MTHHEHRGHDEEGPAETATTGEPSPDPKGPKDPKDPNGPKDPTDLPARSWWAVLRRTGKEFLDDDLPDRAAALTYYGVLSIFPALLVLVSFLGVVGERATRGVLNNLRHLTPGPVRDLLTDAVRQLQDSGGASGAVAIVSLLTAVWSASRYVAAFIRTSNAVYDTEEGRPAWKLTPLQLALTGALMVLLALSAIIIVFTGPLAKRAGDALGAGDAALTTWHIAKWPVLLALVVLMVALLFWRAPNVRGPGFRWLSPGSLLAVLLWLAASGGFALYVTWFGSYNKTYGTLAGAIIFLVWLWLSNLALLLGLEFDAELARQRAIVGGLPEDQEPYVEPRDTRKWPARLRRRTTHGGRPV
- a CDS encoding isopenicillin N synthase family dioxygenase, which codes for MTDTTTYDLAELTKETRMGGAGTETSAREIRRIDLADFENRKAEITEELWAAATDIGFFQLVNHGIEPRAVDGAFADAEAFFALPEETKARHGLKKGLNSGWESMTQVRPSIGTPDQKESYQLTRPHMEGLWPDDALPGFRERTLEFEARCRELAMRVLGCFADKLGLPDGFFARAHDPASPQYQSTLRMLHYFAVPEDAVIPENVWRAGAHTDFDCLTLLFQRDGQGGLQVCPGKEAEAQEWTPVEPADSVITCNIGDMLMRWSDDRLPSNFHRVRSPGPDDDRSARHSIAFFAQADRDVVIEGPEGRYPPITAADYIQQRIAANFAR